The Deinococcus depolymerans genome includes a region encoding these proteins:
- the trmH gene encoding tRNA (guanosine(18)-2'-O)-methyltransferase TrmH, which produces MTPERYAKIMRVLSRRQPTLTVLMDQVNKPHNLSAIIRTCDAVGVLEAHAVAPKGGKLAEFEGHTFEATSGSAHKWVTVNRHQDAAQAVRDLQAQGVQVLATHLSQRSVDYRDADYTRPTCVLLGAEKWGVGDEAADAADGNIIIPMFGMVQSLNVSVAAATILFEAQRQRLAAGMYDTPQLTPQALADRAFEWAYPDLAPAYRERGEAYPPLDEHGQIIA; this is translated from the coding sequence GTTACGCGAAAATCATGCGGGTGCTGAGCCGACGCCAGCCGACCCTGACCGTCCTGATGGACCAGGTGAACAAACCCCACAACCTGTCCGCCATCATCCGCACCTGCGACGCCGTGGGCGTCCTCGAAGCGCACGCCGTGGCTCCCAAGGGCGGGAAACTCGCGGAATTCGAGGGGCACACCTTCGAAGCCACGAGCGGCAGCGCCCACAAGTGGGTGACCGTGAACCGCCACCAGGACGCCGCGCAGGCCGTCCGCGACCTCCAGGCGCAGGGCGTGCAGGTGCTCGCCACGCACCTCTCGCAGCGCAGCGTGGACTACCGCGACGCCGACTACACCCGCCCCACCTGCGTGCTGCTGGGCGCCGAGAAGTGGGGCGTGGGCGACGAGGCCGCCGACGCTGCCGACGGGAACATCATCATTCCCATGTTCGGCATGGTGCAGAGCCTGAACGTGTCGGTCGCCGCCGCCACCATCCTGTTCGAGGCGCAACGCCAGCGGCTCGCCGCCGGGATGTACGACACGCCCCAACTGACCCCGCAGGCCCTCGCGGACCGCGCGTTCGAGTGGGCGTACCCGGACCTGGCCCCCGCCTACCGCGAGCGTGGCGAGGCGTACCCCCCGCTGGACGAGCACGGGCAGATCATCGCCTGA